In the genome of Octopus bimaculoides isolate UCB-OBI-ISO-001 chromosome 24, ASM119413v2, whole genome shotgun sequence, the window AAGGCGCCGTCACAATGTGGGGGAGAAAATTTATATAACTACTGTATTAGCAGTGAAACATTTTTAACAGggggtaaaacaaaaaaaagaaacaaagaagaaagaaaaaaagagatcggagataattaaatacatattcacacatttacacttatttattattaccgattgtgtttttgtgtttaattatgtAAACTAGCTTGCAAATTACTACATATTTTCGTCAACATAATTGAATCCCATtgacacaaatgtacatatatatatacacatatatattatatattttcttgcatATGCTAAAGCACACAAGCACCCCgatcctttttttaaatattttgttctttgaatattttcagtCTAAAAGTAAATTAAGccatttttcatattaaatttatcaaatttattattttaatgggttaatttatttatatttatgtacttacgtgaattttatatttttatcgtttaacatatatttattaatcttaaatatttaaatagctaTGTAGTAATTTAACATGGTAAAGCTTTTCTCTCATGTAAGACAatctacaatatttattttatctaaccaTGTAATTTTGGTTTTCGTTTAAGACGTTGAAATGTTGCAATTTCGTTTACCATGTAAAGTGTTTCTCATTACATTTAATTAGAACAATTATCACctttattgatacatatataaaaataataattaagcaaTATTTATTAGATAGAAACGAACGCCAGCAAATAACAGTAAATTGAATAACTATTGTTAAATTGCGATCTCTAaggaatgtaaatattttaagtcGTTTCTTGAATCGGATCTATGCAGTGGGGAGGTGCGCGGTAGCTTCGAAAATAGGATTGGCGCAAAAGTGAGAGATGGACGAAGGCAGGCCAGGCGGTACAAGCACCATGGCACCGTCACAAGAATCGGGCACACGCCAGTTTAACTGGCAAGATTGTTACAAGACTGCCCAGATGGTGCCTTTATTGGATCTGGCCTTGGTCGGTAGCTACAACATACGGAGGCTAGTCACCAATCATGCTAATGCCATAGGCTGCCCTTCCGAATATATATTCCTTCCCTTGCTCTCTTGCACAGCcggtaagtaaataaatgtacacCGCGCGGTTGTAAAATGGGGGATctgttggtaattattttattcatatatttcgaTCACCCACTTTGTGACTGCTATTTTCACTCGTGccaattttttgttatattcacATCACAACCCTTTTAACATCGTAAAATTTTCACTATGCAGCTCTCTAAAAATGTATATTGaaccaaaataaataactattttaaCTCATCACAAATTACAAAATCAAACCCATTTGACACCTATCAAAAAACATCAAATATAATCGGAATTCTTTCGGCTTTAGCAGCATCTTAAATAGTTTTATTATGAAccgaaatatattattcaaaacgatctattcacacgtacacatataaatgtatatatacacacacacatataactatacatgTTTCATGAATGACAATCTGAAGTGGCGGGCTTGAAAGTACCTTGCGGTACATCGTCAAGTCTCCCTAAAAGCCACGCTCCCCTTTTACGTCTCCATTCagttttaccttttcttttcttccggtgtcgatatatttaaaattatatcaatgtGATACTATAGAGATGGTTTATGTCGACTATCACTAGTTGTCCCCAACATGTTTTGCGATCAAGTgttcttctctatttctctattttaacCAATTATTTATGAAATACCGTCAACTTGCCAACCCAAAACTCAATTAGTTTCCTTCTATTTCCGGTTACACCTATTTCCTGTGACGTCACCGCCGCCATTGTCTTGttctcagacatttttttttcgtCCATCACCTTTATTATTCGGCCTTGTCTGACTAAATAAATTTATGGTTTATTCGTATTAGCGAAATTTAAACCATTTCATTGCCCGCCGTCTTcaataaatactaataaaaagaaaatagaaacgttTGATTTTGAAATACTCCTTCACCATTTGCCAACTAACTCCTGAATAAATTTATCGAAGACGGTCGTTCGATCTACTTCAAAATGTAGCTGATTCTCTCTAAATTTCACGCTCCACTGTCTTTAAACGTTTAAGAACACAAGACAGATCACGTGGTCCTAGGTGCACCTGGCTTAAAAACATTGACGAAATGGTCACAGATGGGACGTCTTTGACCACagagtctgcttgatcagaaggGAAGTCTCAATGGACAGAGCGCGACCGAGTTCTACTATgagatttaaatgtaaataattctgtAACTGACAAAATTAACCCCTTCTCGTTAATACCAGTCAACTACTTGGATCGAATCCAAGGACACATCTTTCCCCCTTCTACTTCAAAATATCGATACACACTTATCTTTTAGTCTATCAGGAAGACTCCACATTTTATTTGCGTAATATTTGGAATTCGTTCAATCTCACCATTTAAACGATAAACCATTTTTCGATTTcttcataattaatttttaaaaaatagttatttaatttttaattaaaaaggaaataattatttatggGTAAACATTTACAATGTTCAAATGCGTcatatctaatgtgtgtgtgtgtgcgtttatatatatatatatatgtgtgtgtatacatatatatatatatatatatatatacacacacatacatacatatatataagggaaaaAGATAACTGAACTAAACCCCTCGTAttctacacacaaatatttctatgtatgtatatattaccatAATGTGATGTTTCGTCGTTTATCTACGAGTTAATAAGATAGTCTTTTAGACTGGCGTAGTTTCACTGACGGTATAAAATGCATAACAATAGATACGTCGATGGTTTATctaataatattacataataacACGGAATAGGAAAATAACGTATCCACGTTTTAAACAGCCATCAGGACTCGGAAGCGATGTGAATGTATACGCGGCCACTGGCTTGGGGCTGGAAACgtattgaagaatatatatatatatatatatatatatgtgtgtgtgtgtatgcatttatatataatgtatacatatatatattttgtgtgtgtgtatgtatatttatataaatgtattgtgtatatgtatatagtaataataataacaataataatccttggaggaattgaaaaatattttaatgctagGCCGTAGCCGGCATAGTAAAATAGGAGTTTCTATATACGTATTCAAAAAGGTTcccgtaaacgaacttaaaggatatatatatatatataatggtgtgtttgtatatataNNNNNNNNNNNNNNNNNNNNNNNNNNNNNNNNNNNNNNNNNNNNNNNNNNNNNNNNNNNNNNNNNNNNNNNNNNNNNNNNNNNNNNNNNNNNNNNNNNNNNNNNNNNNNNNNTGACATTAAATTATCAGCATGCTCCTGATTTCCATTGTCGCCTTAGCcagtgcgtttatgtgtgtatgtatatacgtacatgtgtgtatgtatatacgtacgtacatatacgcacgccACAGTGgtcagtggcatgtatttgaagtATTAAATTACTagataaattcttaatttatttcttgGTAGCGATTGGTATCAGGGTGTGCGCTAAAtgtacacctatacatatgtatatttatatatatatatatatatgactgtgtacgtgtgtgtgtgtgtgtgttcatagcgTCATTATTttgtgtctgctttccatgctggtgtgggctGCCACTGTCGAATCATGTCTTGTTGGGAAGTGCGACCACCATTGACTGATGGTCGTATGTGCCATTTGATTTGccttgatttctatggttggatgcccttcctatcacccgccaatttacagagtgtactgggtgcacaAATGTTGATTAAAGCGGCCTCAGAAGTCCATGTATCTTCTGCTCTACGAACCGcttcacaaagtgtactgggtgcattttgttGTATCGGCACTGGAGAGTGTCTCGCTTTGAGGGTGAGTGAGTTCTCGGTTTTGTATCGTGTCACCAATACAAGGTGGGAGTTGTCTTGGCCACAAGATAATGTAGAGAGTATTCAGAGCTTAGATATGTAGACAATGGAGGGGAAATAAGGCGTGGGAGGAAGCAGTTCCGACAAGGATGTCAAAAGCGAGTGAAGAAAGCAAGTCAATGCTAACAGTACTCAATAACCTAGGGCACGTATGGTTGCTCGTGTGGCCCAGGAGGGGATTAGGGTAGGGAGCTATGACATGAGAAGGACCTGAATGGCCAAGTTGAGGAAAAGTACTGTGATGAAGatgatcactatcatcatcatttaacgtccgttgtccatgctggcatgggttggacggtctggccagagctggagagctgcaccaggttccagtctgatttggcacagtttctacagctggatgcccttcctaacgccacccactttacagattgtTCTGGGTGCTGACACatgactcttgcaggccaattctCTCTACCAGGGTGACCGGCCTTagcacttctgctgtggaggacagggtcttcttgagtacagcaaggtgccagacaTCTCGGTGCTTTGTCTTCTCGCCTGAAAGGTTCAGTGTTCTGAGTTCGTCCTTAagtacttcatcctatgtcttcctcaATCTCCTTCCATGTGTTCCAGTTACTttgagagatcggcacttctttatggagctgtcggcATCCATCTGCCTCACATAACCCAATCGGTAGAGTCGTAAGTGGCAAAATGTTATTTAGATTAGAATCAGTTTGGAAGAGTGAAAATAGAAATGGCCCTAGGGGTGGAGAAAATGTGATAGCTGGTAGTAAAGGAGGGTGAAGAAGGTGAGGAGATGCAGAGATGTACTAGAGAGGCATGGGGATGGTCTATTGTTGTCTCTTATACATTGGGCTAGTGAAGGGATGTAAACTGACCAGTGTAGTCCCTTATACTTCACCGTAGTGAAGGGATGAGGGTGGACAGCTGCAGTCTCTGGTATAAAGGTTCAGTGAAGGGTAAGGAAGTCAGAGGGATGAGGTAGAGCAATGTagtctctttttttatttataagtcTAATGAAGAGGTGAGAGTCTCCACTACATAGGCTACATTTCACTGAAGGGAGTCAAGATGCTGCAGGACTGCATATCTCTAGTTAGTCTGGTTCTTTGCCACCTCCATGAAACCTAGCATCTTCAGATCAACCTTCACTTTATCACAAGTCTTCCTTGGTTTCCTTCATCCACAAGTAAAGgtacatggcttggtggttagggtatccggctcacaatcgtaaggtcgtgagtttgattcctggtggcatgttgcgtccttaagcaaaacactttatttcttgttgctccagttcactcacctggcaaaaatgagttgtacctgtaattcaaaggtggCCAGctctgtcacattctgtgtcgcactgaatctccctgagaactacgttaaggatacaagtgcctgtggagtactcagccatttgcacgttaatttcacaagcaagctgttctgttgatggaatcaactggaacacttgtcatcatGACCAACAGAGAGCCAGGCCACTCACAGGTTCTGTTAAATTGGATTTTTCCGGATTTCATTCTCCATACTCATTACATGCCCAAACCAGTGCAaccttctctcttgcatacaatACCCGATTCCTCTTattcccagtttttctctcagctcgtTTTTACCCTGGCATTTATGCACATTAACATTACACATTTCTTTCTAACATTCACAAGTTATTTTGCATTCAAGGCCCTCGTTTCACTATCAAACTGCTTCACACTTCTCACACAAATGTCATACAATCTGTCCTTCATTCTGAGGGAGAAAACCTTTGCTGCCAACACAGATACTAACTCACTAAACTTTTTCCAATCCAATCTTACCCTGGCTACTTTACTTCCTGAATAACCATTTCCTCTGCTAATTATGTTGCCTAGGTAACATAAGCTATCATTTACTTCAAATGAACCAGCTGAGTATTTAAGAAAATCTATTTTTGGTATGACCactagagtatatatttatatatgagtatgtatctatatatatgtgtatgcatgtatatatattgtgtgtgtacaccatAGGCACAGACTTTGCCATgtagttaaggagtttgcttagcaaccaaatggttttgagttcagtttcactTTGTCGTACACTGGCCAAGTGTCTGCTACATTAACCCTTGGCTGAACAATGCCTAGTAAgtgaattttcttaattttttaatcaGTAGAATAAGGCAGCACCTAGGACCCTTTACAGGGGTTCTGCAATTCATGGGAGGGATGCAGAAAAGTATCCTTATGCCAGAGACCTGGCCTGAATGCTATCAACAAAGTGAACTCGACTAAAAGTACTGGAGGACCAGCTGGTGGTGTGAAACCAAATGACTGATTCATGAAGGGAACTTGTGGAGGAGAGTCTTGTGATCAAGGGGTGAAGGCTGATCACAGGAGTTTGAATCCTACTGAGTAGGGACAACAAATGACTGGAATATTTGGTGATATGTGGTGTTTGAGAAGACTCAGCCATTATGGTGTAGCTGAGGTCCTGGAAAcaaaatgtctgtatatacaatTAGGCCCCTAGCCAAATTTCCTCGTCTAATCTTCCCTCattctctttatcctttttcaCTGACCTCTCTATCACTTGCCAACTTCAGTTACCTGCTAATCAAACGAGGGCACAACAACATACTTTATAAATCATCTTTTTCTGTGATACCAGTTATCTTTACTCTCCAGAACCACTTCACTTGGCTCCCCCACCtacccccttcattattatgttgtTTCTTATCACGTTTTCCAATGATCATCTCCATCCTTCTGTCCTACCAAATTATAAATCCGTCTCCACTGAATTACATCCTCTTGACTTTCCCATATCTCTACACGTTTCTCACCCTCTCACTATGTGCCTGAGTGTGAGTGGAGTGTCTTTCTCTCCACCCACTCACATGtcatctctttctccctatccCGTTGCTCTTCATTCTCCTCCACTGCCAATCAGCATCTAATCCTCAACTCATTAACTCTCCATTAATTAACTACGTTCTTCCCTTATTTTACTACTGACATCCTTTTCAGTCTCTGGTCATCATCTTCTCTCCTCCCGTTTATTCTATCCAACTCATATTTTATCATACGCCCCCCCCCCGCCATCTTGCTTTCTCTTTATACACTCATGCTACCTCTATCCAGTGTCCCTTCCTGTTCTGTCCTCCAAGGACAGAAGGATCCTTAGCAATTGttgacagcttctgttacctaggtgatctaATCAGCAATGGAGGAgcatgttctgaaagtattgctGCTAGAAAAAGAACAGGCTAGAGAAAGTTTAAAGCTATTACCTCCTATAGtaacaaaaggtttctctctcaaGGTGAACGATAAATTGCATGAAGTTTGTGTAGattgaatgctgaggacatgtaaaaactagaaagaaatgaagctagcatgttcCAGTCAATGTGCAACATCAATGTTCATGTATGACAAAGTggaaatgtgttgagagaaaaattgggcataagaggaatcgttgtttaacatctgctttccatgctggcatgggttggatggtttaactgaggactggcgagccagaaggctgcagcaggctccaatctgatctggcagtatttctacagctagatgcccttcctaacgccaaccactctgagagtgtagtgggtgcttttatgtgccactgccacgagggccagtcaggaggtgctggcaatgaccatgctcaagtggtgtttttttacgtgcttGATATTGCTGCATTTCTTATGTGTTAAGAGATGACgacaccgatgatgatgatgatgtgtgtgtgttatttgcttATTTTCTCTTTGGTTTGCATGTTTATATTCCCTTGCTGAAGCTTGTCAAAGCTTCTTTAATAATGTTGCATCTGTTGTCTTTTTGCTCCATAGTTAATAAGGTGCAGCTGTGACGTTGTCGTACATTTGAATGACATCTCTTCGTTGTAGTTGAtaatattaattctgccatgttGTCTACCACGTAGTAAATGCTATGGTGTATCTGTTCAACTGCAGTGGAAGTATGTTGTTGTACACGAGGTGCATAATAAAGCTTGATAAGGGTGTTTGAGTATGTGTTCGAATGTAAGGTGCAGACGTGACTGTCTGGTTAAAAAGttttacttcccaaacacatggtcttaagttcagtcccactgcatggcacctttggcaagtgttttctactatagtcttaggTCGAttgaagtcttgtgagtggatttggttggtggaaactgaaagaagcctattgtatatgtgtgtgtttggtgtctccttgtcttaacatagtgtgattgttgtaaatgagtgtcattgtcatgcaATGTTATTCGTTGCAAATATTCAGTGTGGgtgtgtctggccatgggaaaataccAACTTGGCCTGgtaacaggtgaaggttggtggcaggaaggacatccagccacagagtatctgtttcaataaactccatttgacctgggcaagcatggaaaactagacattgaaatgatgatgatagatatatagagagatacatattgCCGTGCAGTCAATGCCATCAACacttctatgcaagaattggtctacagaGTCACCAACAGTCTCACATGAAGGAAGCATtcagcaaagaagaagaaaaatactcAGATATGAGATAAAGCCGCTGATCTATTTgtgtcttatatacatatacacacatatatgtataaatttagtgaatggagtaaaacgcatatgttaactgcatactttatgcagttaacatatgcgttttactccattcactaaatttatatatactcaagtacccaaaataacaaggagtttctacctcataaacaggagttacaccacagtcattttgtgatctttgctaccctggtatctattaaccaatttattttgtccgagttatttgtTAAttgggagaaaataaatacatataataaaatacatatatatatatatatcataccttgatactgtgtggacgaAGATCCCTGTAGACAGGCTGCTGATATTCatagtgttaaacacttttggtatgcaaattaggaattccatcatagagtaactgctgcatttgttgagtatataaacagtttgtttATAAACAGAAAGGACTTCAGACAAATAAACAGGAACaaaaagcacaaaaacggactctgtttacagacaacagaacgaacataTGTAGTTACTGTTAAGTCTTGTGATCTGCTAGTTGTCCAAAATGCCATTATTGATATACACCTCTAACAGAGGAAGACAACGTTATCATATGGTTTTATGTTCAGTCCAGCTGAATGGGCAAATGGGCAAATATGAGCCctcagatgacttttaagaccagctaCTGACTGACAGGATTTAAAACACAAATAACAGggatattattcaagtttcttctacatctttggtgtttggaatctgattctaaaagaatgtttttgtgaactaacatatgtcttttaagttcagatattgtcttacaagttttatGACATATGACACAAATTAGGCAACAATCAGTGTCTATaaaacctgtgtgtgtatgtatatatatatatatatatatgtacacacgttttAGAAACAaagtaagggttggtgataggaagggcatctggccatagaaaacctgtcactaaactccatccaacccatgcaagcttggaaaaacagacgttaaaatgatgatgatgttttagctgttactcgtttcagtcattagactgaccacgctggggcaccaccttgaattattttagttgaactaatcaaattcaatgcttattttttaaagcctggtacttattctatcagtctcttttgcttaactgctaagttacaaggctgtaaacacactaacactggatgttaagtggtggtggtgtcaaacacaatgtcacacacacacagatatagatatagacaatgggcttcttccagcttccttcttccaaatccactctgtaaaatggctggTACTAGGGAGGGTgcccagccatagaaagcatgccaaaatatacaactggaacctggtgcagtcctctggcttgccagcccctgtcagcatggtaaacagaaattaaatgatgatgatgataaatttcaaacattaggtgtgtgtgtgtgtgtgttgctagaattgattatattgaattatcattatcatcaacactgtcatcatcatcatcattttaaggtGCCATAAAGTagaattgaactcaaaaacaCATGGTTGTGAAGAAATCTTAAGCACATAGCCATGCCTAGCACAAGGATGAATCATAAAGTCAACCTTAGATTCAAACACTTAATGTAAAGAATTACAACTTAATATCATTATAATCTGTTCAATGCTGTCTATTTTGTAATCACCTTATGTAAATATTGTTAACGAGATAATTAAAtgatttttgttattaaaaaaaaatattacaaattttttttttctttttttacagctCTGATGGgcagaaagacaaaaataaaagtgaatcaACTATGGCAGGAACCACCTGTAGTTTGGACAATGATTGGTGCCTACCCAGGCACACGGAAATCTGCTGCCCTCCGCCAACTTATGACACCACTATTAGAAATCCAGAGAGAACTTGAAAAGCAATGGCATTTATCACGTCCTACTTCCCCTGGAGCTCCACCTCACAGTGGCCCGGGACCTCAAAAATTAATTGCTGGGCCAATGACACATGAAGATTTATCTCATGTACTTCGAAAGAACAGTGGACAAATTCTGTGCTTTGCTGAAGACCTCCATCAGTTACACAAAATGCTAGAACTAGACCAAGAAAATTCTAAAGGACCTGATCAGCTCTTGGTTCTCTATGATGGCGGTCCAATGTTTCACGTAGAGAATGGTGAAATGACAACTTTAGATTCTACCTGCTTTAATCACACAGGTATGGGTCATCCAAAATATGTCGTGGATTTATTTCTCAATGGTCAGACCTGGCTCAGTAGTCGCTATCTGGTAGCTTGCCCTCACAATCCCAATTTTTCAACCATTTGGAATTCAATTCCTCTCACGACCGACACACCTCCTATGAAAACTATTTTTCAAACACTTCATACATATCATCAACAAAACCGGGAATATGTTTTCTCGACAGAAGCCTGGAAAGATTTGTGCCGTGTGCATGATGAAGAGTGGGCAAGCATGGTTAGTCAGCTGGATCATGATGAACGTCGTCGAAGTGCAATTGAGAAGTCTCTTGGTCAGATTGTACGTATGGCAGGTGTGCTGAAAGCCTTAATGAATGCTTGCGAGTTTACAATGCAGGCTACAAATCCAGCTATTTATGAATGGGATTTAGTTATCGACAGTGAAACTCTACACAAAGCCATTGAACTAAGCAAATATTTCATGGAGCAAAAACTTGCATTGATGTTGGTGTCTGGAATGTCTCTTGGTCTTCAGCCTTCTGTCAATGTTTCCGCTGCTGCAGCTGccttgcaacaacaacaacaatactgtgcACAAGCTGCACATTCCGCATCACAGGCAGCTGCAGCAGCTGCTGTTGtatcacagcagcagcaacagcaagtcCAACAGCAAGCTCAGCAACAGTCTAACCAGCAAGTTGCAGCAtcttctcaacaacaacaacaacaaaatacccaTAACTCATCTGCCGTCCTTTCTATCCCCCCTACTCCTGCTCAATCTACAGCCCTTGGTGTTCTCCCGTCCGGCATACAAACGTCTCCTAGCACTCAGAACTTACCTTTGCCACCTATTAATAGTTTACCCAAAGAATGGGACCAGCCACAAGTAGTTCTTGCTGATGATGACTATGAGATACCTTTTATTCCAGAATTTTACACTATGGACAAGGCATCCTTTATCACTAATCACGGCAAACGAATGAAGCGCTTGCTTGAGTGTTACGACGATGGAACTGGTGTGTCGGCTACGACAGCTGCTCAAAAGTCCATCGCGCCACCCGTGAAACAACAAGCCACTAATAACAGACACCCTGTTTGGGTGTCGGTGTTGTTCTTTAAAAAGGTCTCAGAGTTTGGCGTCGGTGCTGCTGAAAGAATTAAGCATCCATCAAACAAAAAAGTGTACTGGCGCTTTAAACGTAAGCATCCTTTAGAGCTTGATGAAAAGAATAAGCAGATGTTGCAGTATCTGCGAGTTGATATGAACCTTTACAACAAAATTGGCTCAAATGTCTACGAAACATCATCTCCAGGGCCGcctcctgttgatgttgttgataacTCAGATGTTGTTGATGAGAATTCTACTGGAGGTTCAAGCTCGGCATTTGATCCAAGCTTCAGTGTTAAGCAAGAACTTGTACAGCTCAACTGAGGACACACGTTACAGTTTCTGGTCTTGAACtgattttaaaatatctgaaTTTTAATCTGTTTCCCAGTTGATTTTGTTGTAAAGTGTGTGAGACTGTGTAAGGTAAcacagtgagagacagagagcaagagagagcgagtgagagagagagagagagagagcgagagagagaagcggAGGGCGAAGTTAAGTGGTGTCAAAAAGgtcaattttatttataaattttgctAATTCTTTGGATTTTGTACAGATAAAATTGAATTTTTCTGCAAGTAACATGGTATTTGTTGAGAAAATACAGCtcaataaaaaagtataaaatgaaatttaaaaaagaaaatagttgttATAAGATTTGGAAAAATTTCTCAAGAGTTGCCCTATGACCCAGACATGAAAATGTCTTCACTGTTACAGCGAGTCTAGAACATCTACACCCctggacaacagatgatgatttaaaacttcttaatatattagaGAGGGGGTAATTGTCTTGATACGGTTACAACACAGGAAGGACTATTTTATCAATTTGGTTTGCTTCAATTTTAGGTTTGATTTGTCAAGTGAAGAATTTTGGTTAGAtttaggaaacaaaaaaaaaattatgtaaagcaAAGCTACTgtaactttaaaaattttaagaattCTTCCTTTCTTCTAGGACAATCTTTTTTAATAATTACCACAGTGGTTCTCAAATTGACAAATAGCAGTTTGCTCTGCCTAAAATATGGGAGAAATATTTTGCTTCCCTCTCTAAATTAGATAAATGGTAGTATCTTGTAGTCTAACAAAGATGGTTCTGCAAGAAATTGAAGAACAATTTGTCCAAACAATTCATtaatagtgatcaaatatatgtGCTGTATATTAGTTCACTCTCTCCATCGAACTGATGTTGCCTGAATAGATGCtgaagtgattgcagaacaaTGCAAGATGAtgtgttttattcaagaacacaatgtagtacctggtccaggaattgaaaccacaatttcgcaattgtgagtgcaacaccctaaccacttagccatatgCTCTCAAGAAATGCAACCAAATTGCA includes:
- the LOC106883402 gene encoding uncharacterized protein LOC106883402 isoform X2 codes for the protein MPTLMGRKTKIKVNQLWQEPPVVWTMIGAYPGTRKSAALRQLMTPLLEIQRELEKQWHLSRPTSPGAPPHSGPGPQKLIAGPMTHEDLSHVLRKNSGQILCFAEDLHQLHKMLELDQENSKGPDQLLVLYDGGPMFHVENGEMTTLDSTCFNHTGMGHPKYVVDLFLNGQTWLSSRYLVACPHNPNFSTIWNSIPLTTDTPPMKTIFQTLHTYHQQNREYVFSTEAWKDLCRVHDEEWASMVSQLDHDERRRSAIEKSLGQIVRMAGVLKALMNACEFTMQATNPAIYEWDLVIDSETLHKAIELSKYFMEQKLALMLVSGMSLGLQPSVNVSAAAAALQQQQQYCAQAAHSASQAAAAAAVVSQQQQQQVQQQAQQQSNQQVAASSQQQQQQNTHNSSAVLSIPPTPAQSTALGVLPSGIQTSPSTQNLPLPPINSLPKEWDQPQVVLADDDYEIPFIPEFYTMDKASFITNHGKRMKRLLECYDDGTGVSATTAAQKSIAPPVKQQATNNRHPVWVSVLFFKKVSEFGVGAAERIKHPSNKKVYWRFKRKHPLELDEKNKQMLQYLRVDMNLYNKIGSNVYETSSPGPPPVDVVDNSDVVDENSTGGSSSAFDPSFSVKQELVQLN
- the LOC106883402 gene encoding uncharacterized protein LOC106883402 isoform X1, with protein sequence MDEGRPGGTSTMAPSQESGTRQFNWQDCYKTAQMVPLLDLALVGSYNIRRLVTNHANAIGCPSEYIFLPLLSCTAALMGRKTKIKVNQLWQEPPVVWTMIGAYPGTRKSAALRQLMTPLLEIQRELEKQWHLSRPTSPGAPPHSGPGPQKLIAGPMTHEDLSHVLRKNSGQILCFAEDLHQLHKMLELDQENSKGPDQLLVLYDGGPMFHVENGEMTTLDSTCFNHTGMGHPKYVVDLFLNGQTWLSSRYLVACPHNPNFSTIWNSIPLTTDTPPMKTIFQTLHTYHQQNREYVFSTEAWKDLCRVHDEEWASMVSQLDHDERRRSAIEKSLGQIVRMAGVLKALMNACEFTMQATNPAIYEWDLVIDSETLHKAIELSKYFMEQKLALMLVSGMSLGLQPSVNVSAAAAALQQQQQYCAQAAHSASQAAAAAAVVSQQQQQQVQQQAQQQSNQQVAASSQQQQQQNTHNSSAVLSIPPTPAQSTALGVLPSGIQTSPSTQNLPLPPINSLPKEWDQPQVVLADDDYEIPFIPEFYTMDKASFITNHGKRMKRLLECYDDGTGVSATTAAQKSIAPPVKQQATNNRHPVWVSVLFFKKVSEFGVGAAERIKHPSNKKVYWRFKRKHPLELDEKNKQMLQYLRVDMNLYNKIGSNVYETSSPGPPPVDVVDNSDVVDENSTGGSSSAFDPSFSVKQELVQLN